The Martelella mediterranea DSM 17316 nucleotide sequence CCTTTCCATGGGCGGCATCCTGGCCATGGAAATGATCCGGCAGCAGCCGAACCGCATCGAGCGGCTGGTGCTGATGGCCACCAATCCGCTTGCCGAGCAGCCGAAGGTAAAGGCCGGACGCGAGCCGCAAATCGAACGGGCGAAAACGGGCGCGCTTGCGGCGATGATGGAGGACACCTTCATCCCCCGCTATCTCGCGCGGCCAGACCCTGAACTTGCAGCACTCTGCCACGACATGGCGATGGCGGCCGGGCCCGAGACCTTCATCAGACAGTCGGAGGCGCTGCGCGATCGGCCGGACCAGTGCGAGATGCTGCGTGGCGTGGACTGTCCGACCCTCATCCTTTCCGGCGACGAGGATCGGCTCTGCCCGCCAGAGCGACACGCGCTCATGAAAGAGCTCATGCCGCATGCCGTGCGGATATCATTGCCCGGCATCGGCCATCTCCCAACCCTCGAAGCCCCCGAAGAAACAACGAAGGCACTGACCGCATGGCTGACCTGACCCCGGACCTCCTGACGCTGCTGAAAAGCGTCGATACCCCCACGGTCTGCAACGCGATCGAGGTGATCGAGGGAAAACGCGGCTTCGACCGCTTCACCCGGGGCACGCTCATGGCAAGCGACCCGGCCGGGGTTCTGGTGGGCCAGACCCGCACCGCGCGCATCTCCGCGCTCGCCCCTTCGCCTGAAGCGCCGGAAAAGGTGCGCGCCCGGCGCATGGATTACTACCGCCATATGGCCGATGGCGACGGGCCGCGCATTGCCGTGGTCGAGGATATCGATGGCGCTGCCGCAATCGGCGCGTTCTGGGGTGAGGTCAACACCACCGTCCACAAGGGGCTCGGCCTTGCCGGCGCGCTGACCAATGGCCTGATGCGCGATCTCGGCGACATGGCGCCTGACTTTCCGGTGCTCGCAGGCTCTGTCGGCCCGTCCCACGGCTTCGTGCACGTGACCGAGGTCGCGGTTCCGGTCACCGTTTTCGGCCTGACGGTTGCGCCCGGCGACTGGATCCATGCCGACCGTCACGGCGCGGTGGTGATCCCGGACGGTTATCTTGCCAGCCTTGCCGCGGCGATCGGCAAACTTCACGCAAGCGAGGCGATCGTTCTTGACGCCGCCCGCGCACCCGATTTCGATTTTGCCAGGTTCGAGGCGGCATGGGTCGCTTTCGAGGCGGCGCGCACCTGAAAGAAAGATCATGAGCAGATTACCGATCCCCGAGACCGTCACCTTTATCAAGGCTCCGGGCCGCGACGCCGCCGCCGACAATGCGCCGGTGGAAAAGCTGGTTGCCGAGGTTATTGCCCGCGTTGAAAGCGAGGGCGATGCGGCCGTCGCCGAGTACTCGGCCCGTTTCGACAAGGCCGA carries:
- a CDS encoding alpha/beta fold hydrolase yields the protein MTLPLVFLPGMMCDARLFSPQIAALSARRTIVCAALSGERSMAEMADRVLGELPPRFALAGLSMGGILAMEMIRQQPNRIERLVLMATNPLAEQPKVKAGREPQIERAKTGALAAMMEDTFIPRYLARPDPELAALCHDMAMAAGPETFIRQSEALRDRPDQCEMLRGVDCPTLILSGDEDRLCPPERHALMKELMPHAVRISLPGIGHLPTLEAPEETTKALTAWLT
- a CDS encoding RraA family protein, giving the protein MADLTPDLLTLLKSVDTPTVCNAIEVIEGKRGFDRFTRGTLMASDPAGVLVGQTRTARISALAPSPEAPEKVRARRMDYYRHMADGDGPRIAVVEDIDGAAAIGAFWGEVNTTVHKGLGLAGALTNGLMRDLGDMAPDFPVLAGSVGPSHGFVHVTEVAVPVTVFGLTVAPGDWIHADRHGAVVIPDGYLASLAAAIGKLHASEAIVLDAARAPDFDFARFEAAWVAFEAART